One genomic window of Roseateles sp. DAIF2 includes the following:
- the gyrA gene encoding DNA gyrase subunit A: MTQFAKETLPISLEEEMRRSYLDYAMSVIVGRALPDARDGLKPVHRRVLFAMHELNNDWNRPYKKSARIVGDVIGKYHPHGDTAVYDTIVRMAQDFSLRHMLVDGQGNFGSVDGDNAAAMRYTEIRLDKIAHEMLADIDKETVNFGPNYDGSEKEPLVLPTRLPNLLVNGATGIAVGMATNIPPHNLNEVVDACLHALKNPDCSIDELMEIIPAPDFPTAGIIYGMAGVRDGYRTGRGKVVMRAKVHFEDIDRGSRQAIIVDEIPFQVNKKTLLERIAELVHEKKIEGISHIQDESDKSGMRVVIELKRGEVPEVVLNNLYKQTQLQDSFGMNMIALVDGQPKLCNLKDLISVFLEHRREVVTRRTIFELRKARDRGHVLEGLAVALANIDEFIETIKTSPTPPVAKAALMSKSWDSSLVREMLTRAEGGSAAYRPEGLPVHYGMQADGLYRLSEDQAGEILQMRLQRLTGLEQDKIVSEYKDVMAVIADLLDILAKPERVTVIIGEELIQVRQEFGQTKIGARRSLIEHNAQELGTEDLITPTDMVVTLSHTGYIKSQALSEYRAQKRGGRGKQATQTKDDDWVDQLFIANTHDWILCFSNRGRVYWLKVWEVPQGSRNSRGKPIVNMFPLQQDEKITVVLPLTGEFRTFPEDHFIFMATAMGTVKKTSLKDFSNPRKAGIISVDLDEGDHLIGAALTDGKHDVMLFSDGGKAVRFDEDDVRPMGRQARGVRGMMLEPDQRLIAMLVAEDENQSVLTATENGYGKRTAITEYTRHGRGTKGMIAIQQSERNGRVVAATLVHADDEIMLITDKGVLVRTRVSEIRELGRATQGVTLIALDDGAKLSGLQRIVENDANESGESTTPDATPDADAGDDSSSSNQE, from the coding sequence ATGACCCAATTCGCCAAGGAAACTCTGCCGATCAGCCTCGAAGAGGAGATGCGGCGCTCCTACCTCGACTACGCGATGAGCGTGATCGTCGGCCGGGCCCTGCCCGACGCGCGCGACGGCCTGAAGCCGGTGCATCGCCGGGTGCTGTTCGCGATGCACGAGCTGAACAACGACTGGAACCGGCCATACAAGAAATCGGCCCGTATCGTCGGCGACGTGATCGGTAAATACCACCCGCACGGCGATACCGCGGTGTACGACACGATCGTGCGTATGGCCCAGGATTTCTCGCTGCGCCATATGTTGGTCGACGGCCAGGGCAATTTCGGCTCGGTGGACGGCGATAACGCCGCAGCCATGCGATATACCGAAATCCGGCTGGACAAAATCGCGCATGAAATGCTGGCCGATATCGACAAGGAAACGGTCAATTTCGGTCCCAACTATGACGGTAGCGAAAAGGAACCCCTGGTCCTGCCGACCCGGCTGCCCAACCTGCTGGTCAACGGCGCCACCGGCATCGCGGTGGGCATGGCCACCAACATCCCGCCGCACAACCTCAACGAGGTGGTCGACGCCTGCCTGCACGCGCTGAAGAACCCGGACTGCTCGATCGACGAGCTGATGGAGATCATCCCGGCACCGGACTTCCCGACCGCCGGCATCATCTACGGCATGGCCGGCGTGCGCGACGGCTACCGCACCGGCCGCGGCAAGGTGGTGATGCGCGCCAAGGTCCATTTCGAGGACATCGACCGTGGCTCGCGCCAGGCCATCATCGTTGACGAGATCCCGTTCCAGGTGAACAAGAAGACCCTGCTCGAGCGCATCGCCGAGCTGGTCCACGAGAAGAAGATCGAGGGCATCAGCCACATCCAGGACGAGTCGGACAAATCCGGCATGCGCGTCGTGATCGAGCTCAAGCGCGGCGAAGTGCCCGAGGTGGTGCTGAACAATCTGTACAAGCAAACCCAGCTGCAGGACAGCTTCGGCATGAACATGATTGCGCTGGTCGACGGCCAGCCCAAGCTGTGCAATCTGAAGGACCTGATCTCGGTGTTCCTGGAGCACCGCCGTGAGGTCGTCACCCGCCGCACCATTTTCGAGCTGCGCAAGGCGCGCGACCGCGGCCATGTGCTGGAAGGCCTGGCCGTCGCGTTGGCCAATATCGACGAGTTCATCGAGACCATCAAGACCTCGCCGACCCCGCCGGTGGCCAAGGCGGCGCTGATGAGCAAGAGCTGGGACAGCTCGCTGGTGCGCGAGATGCTGACGCGCGCCGAGGGTGGCAGCGCGGCCTACCGCCCCGAGGGCCTGCCGGTGCATTACGGCATGCAGGCCGACGGTCTGTACCGCCTGTCGGAAGACCAGGCCGGCGAGATCCTGCAGATGCGCCTGCAGCGCCTGACTGGCCTGGAGCAGGACAAGATCGTCAGCGAGTACAAGGACGTGATGGCCGTCATCGCCGACCTGCTGGACATCCTGGCCAAGCCCGAGCGCGTCACCGTGATCATCGGCGAGGAGCTGATCCAGGTGCGCCAGGAGTTCGGCCAGACCAAGATCGGCGCGCGCCGCAGCCTGATCGAGCACAACGCCCAGGAACTCGGCACAGAAGACCTGATCACGCCCACCGACATGGTGGTCACGCTCTCGCACACCGGCTACATCAAGAGCCAGGCGCTGAGCGAATACCGCGCCCAGAAGCGCGGCGGCCGCGGCAAGCAAGCCACCCAGACCAAGGACGACGACTGGGTCGACCAGCTCTTCATCGCCAACACGCATGACTGGATCCTGTGCTTCTCCAACCGCGGCCGCGTCTACTGGCTGAAGGTCTGGGAAGTGCCGCAGGGCTCGCGCAACTCGCGCGGCAAGCCGATCGTCAACATGTTCCCGCTGCAGCAGGACGAGAAGATCACCGTCGTGCTGCCGCTGACCGGCGAGTTCCGCACCTTCCCCGAGGACCATTTCATCTTCATGGCCACCGCGATGGGCACCGTGAAGAAGACCTCACTGAAGGACTTCAGCAACCCGCGCAAGGCCGGCATCATCTCGGTCGACCTGGACGAGGGCGACCACCTGATCGGCGCCGCGCTGACCGACGGCAAGCATGACGTGATGCTGTTCAGCGACGGCGGCAAGGCAGTGCGCTTCGACGAGGACGATGTGCGCCCGATGGGCCGCCAGGCCCGCGGCGTGCGCGGCATGATGCTGGAGCCCGATCAGCGCCTGATCGCGATGCTGGTGGCCGAGGACGAGAACCAGAGCGTGCTGACCGCCACCGAGAACGGTTACGGCAAGCGCACCGCGATCACCGAGTACACCCGCCACGGCCGCGGCACCAAGGGCATGATCGCGATCCAGCAGAGCGAGCGCAACGGCCGTGTCGTCGCCGCGACCCTGGTGCATGCCGATGACGAGATCATGCTGATCACCGACAAGGGCGTGCTGGTGCGCACCCGCGTCAGCGAGATCCGCGAGCTGGGCCGCGCCACCCAAGGCGTGACCCTGATCGCGCTGGACGATGGCGCCAAGCTCTCGGGCCTGCAGCGCATCGTCGAGAACGACGCCAACGAAAGCGGCGAATCCACCACTCCGGACGCCACCCCGGACGCCGATGCCGGCGACGACAGCAGCAGTAGCAACCAGGAATGA
- the ompA gene encoding outer membrane protein OmpA produces MKKLNRVASLFAVAAVATSGAFAQTVDNWRATDGTVWKNGTNELCWRDSNWTPATAAKDCDGALKPVPKAEPAKPATTPAPTPAPKPAAPVVPPAPVSEKVTFAADAFFDFDKSVLKSEAKAKLDDLVSKTGGINLEVIIAVGHTDSVGTDAYNQKLSVKRSEAVKAYLVSKGVEKNRVYTEGKGEKQPVADNKTAEGRAKNRRVEIEVVGTRNK; encoded by the coding sequence ATGAAGAAACTGAACCGCGTGGCGTCGCTCTTCGCAGTCGCTGCTGTTGCCACGTCTGGCGCATTCGCTCAGACCGTGGATAACTGGCGTGCAACGGATGGCACCGTTTGGAAGAACGGTACCAACGAACTGTGCTGGCGCGATTCCAACTGGACCCCGGCTACCGCCGCGAAGGATTGCGACGGTGCACTGAAGCCGGTGCCCAAGGCTGAGCCTGCTAAGCCAGCCACGACCCCCGCGCCGACCCCCGCGCCGAAGCCTGCCGCTCCGGTCGTCCCGCCCGCTCCCGTGAGCGAAAAGGTGACCTTCGCCGCCGACGCCTTCTTCGACTTCGACAAGTCGGTGCTGAAGTCGGAAGCCAAGGCCAAGCTGGATGACCTGGTCTCCAAGACCGGTGGCATCAATCTGGAAGTCATCATCGCCGTGGGTCACACCGACTCCGTCGGCACCGATGCCTACAACCAGAAGCTGTCGGTCAAGCGCTCGGAAGCCGTGAAGGCCTATCTGGTCTCCAAGGGTGTCGAGAAGAACCGCGTGTACACCGAAGGCAAGGGCGAGAAGCAGCCCGTCGCCGACAACAAGACCGCCGAAGGCCGCGCCAAGAATCGCCGCGTGGAAATCGAAGTGGTCGGTACCCGCAACAAGTAA
- the ubiG gene encoding bifunctional 2-polyprenyl-6-hydroxyphenol methylase/3-demethylubiquinol 3-O-methyltransferase UbiG translates to MINADPQELAKFGELAHRWWDPESEFKPLHQINPLRLAWIDGLCPLAGLTVLDVGCGGGILTDSMARKGANALGIDLSTKPLKVAQLHAMEAGTANVDYREIAVEALAAERPASFDAVTCMEMLEHVPDPASVVRACAELVKPGGWVFFSTLNRNLKSFLFAIVGAEYVLKMLPAGTHEYARFLKPAELAAFAREAGLELHSAKGLGYNPLTQRYSLNSDTDVNYMIACRRPA, encoded by the coding sequence ATGATCAATGCCGACCCCCAAGAGCTCGCCAAGTTCGGCGAACTGGCCCACCGCTGGTGGGATCCCGAGAGCGAATTCAAGCCGCTGCACCAGATCAACCCGCTGCGCCTGGCCTGGATCGACGGCCTGTGCCCGCTGGCCGGGCTGACGGTGCTGGACGTGGGCTGTGGCGGCGGCATCTTGACCGACTCGATGGCGCGCAAGGGTGCCAACGCGCTGGGCATCGACCTGTCGACCAAGCCGCTGAAGGTGGCCCAGTTGCACGCGATGGAGGCGGGCACCGCCAACGTCGACTACCGCGAGATCGCGGTCGAGGCGCTGGCGGCCGAACGGCCGGCCTCGTTTGATGCGGTCACTTGCATGGAGATGCTCGAGCATGTGCCGGATCCGGCCTCGGTGGTGCGCGCCTGCGCCGAGCTGGTCAAGCCCGGCGGCTGGGTCTTCTTCTCGACCCTGAACCGCAACCTGAAGTCTTTCCTGTTCGCGATCGTCGGCGCCGAGTATGTGCTGAAGATGCTGCCGGCCGGCACGCATGAATATGCGCGCTTCCTGAAGCCGGCCGAGCTGGCCGCCTTCGCGCGCGAGGCCGGGTTGGAACTGCACAGCGCCAAGGGCCTGGGCTACAACCCGCTGACGCAGCGCTACAGCCTGAACAGCGACACCGACGTCAACTACATGATCGCCTGCCGCAGGCCGGCCTGA
- a CDS encoding DUF2059 domain-containing protein: MSHSSKSFPARFRTLTAATLIAAGGAAIAQTAAAPAATPASPTSSPAKKELVARALQAQQAGLEAMSRAMLQQPVGNLMQGAGQALQQLPQDKREATAKAIEADIKKFVDETTPLMRERALKLAPSTVGAILEERFSEDELKQLVTWLESPVNKKFNQIGPEMQRALAEKLVGDTRSTIETRLKALEQSIVAKLNAARPAPAAAR; this comes from the coding sequence TTGTCCCACTCCAGCAAGTCCTTCCCCGCCCGCTTCCGCACCCTGACCGCGGCCACCCTGATCGCCGCCGGCGGCGCCGCCATCGCCCAGACCGCCGCCGCCCCGGCGGCCACGCCGGCCAGCCCGACGAGCAGCCCCGCCAAGAAAGAGCTGGTCGCCCGCGCGCTGCAGGCGCAGCAGGCCGGCCTCGAGGCGATGTCGCGCGCGATGCTGCAGCAGCCGGTCGGCAATCTGATGCAGGGCGCCGGCCAGGCGCTGCAGCAACTGCCTCAGGACAAGCGCGAGGCCACCGCCAAGGCGATCGAGGCGGACATCAAGAAATTCGTCGACGAGACCACGCCGCTGATGCGCGAACGCGCCCTCAAGCTGGCGCCCAGCACCGTTGGCGCGATTCTGGAAGAGCGCTTCAGCGAGGACGAGCTGAAGCAACTGGTCACCTGGCTGGAATCGCCGGTCAACAAGAAGTTCAACCAGATCGGCCCGGAAATGCAGCGCGCGCTGGCCGAGAAGCTGGTGGGCGACACTCGCAGCACCATCGAGACCCGCCTGAAGGCGCTGGAGCAGAGCATCGTGGCCAAGCTGAATGCCGCCCGCCCCGCCCCGGCCGCCGCGCGATAG